One genomic segment of Schlesneria paludicola DSM 18645 includes these proteins:
- a CDS encoding RluA family pseudouridine synthase — MSDEEPELEPTEEVAQAPGEPLKSIVEARAHGWRVDHYLVRLYPNFSRAAFQRVLEDDGVLINGLPVKMSRRLRVNDCIEFRLPEEPDRTLPPEDIPLNILYDDDALIVINKSANMIVHPGRGNYLGTLAGALQFHFDRLSDVAGKFRAGIVHRLDRDTSGVLVVAKDNTVHHHLSRQFEERTVEKEYRAITWGELSFDRDYIETHVRVSNRNRERMMVCPEGNNSRHAATFYEVLERFNGFSFVRLCPQTGRTHQLRVHMHHLGHPIVADRLYEGNSSLSLSELVEGVSEDDDEVLMSRQALHALKLGFDHPVTGQRMEFEAPLPDDFQRTLDAIRKYRTKPARVAPVRR, encoded by the coding sequence ATGAGCGACGAAGAACCTGAACTCGAGCCCACCGAAGAAGTTGCACAGGCTCCTGGCGAGCCCCTTAAATCGATCGTCGAAGCGCGGGCTCATGGTTGGCGCGTCGATCACTATCTGGTTCGGCTTTATCCCAACTTCAGTCGGGCCGCCTTTCAGCGCGTGCTCGAAGATGACGGCGTCCTGATCAATGGGCTGCCGGTCAAAATGTCACGTCGGTTGCGTGTGAATGACTGCATCGAATTTCGGTTGCCGGAAGAACCCGATCGCACCCTGCCGCCCGAAGATATTCCGCTGAATATTCTCTATGACGACGATGCGCTGATCGTTATCAACAAGTCGGCCAATATGATCGTGCATCCGGGGCGAGGAAACTACCTCGGGACATTGGCCGGTGCGCTGCAATTTCATTTTGATCGTCTCAGCGACGTTGCGGGCAAGTTTCGCGCAGGGATCGTGCATCGACTTGATCGCGACACCAGCGGAGTCCTGGTCGTCGCCAAGGACAATACGGTTCATCATCACTTAAGTCGTCAGTTTGAAGAACGGACGGTTGAGAAGGAGTACCGGGCGATTACTTGGGGTGAACTCTCGTTCGATCGTGATTACATCGAAACGCACGTCCGAGTCAGCAATCGCAATCGGGAACGGATGATGGTCTGTCCCGAAGGGAATAACTCGCGTCACGCAGCGACGTTCTACGAGGTTCTGGAACGGTTCAATGGCTTTTCGTTTGTCAGGCTTTGTCCACAGACCGGTCGAACACATCAGTTGCGCGTGCATATGCATCACCTCGGACATCCGATCGTGGCGGATCGCCTTTACGAAGGAAATAGTTCGCTCAGTCTTTCCGAACTGGTCGAAGGCGTTTCCGAAGACGACGACGAAGTCTTGATGTCGCGGCAGGCACTCCATGCACTTAAGTTGGGGTTTGATCATCCCGTGACGGGGCAGCGAATGGAATTTGAAGCCCCCCTGCCCGATGATTTCCAGCGAACACTCGACGCCATTCGGAAGTACCGCACAAAGCCGGCACGCGTGGCGCCCGTGCGTCGTTAG